A part of Actinomycetota bacterium genomic DNA contains:
- a CDS encoding DUF2513 domain-containing protein yields the protein MKRDMDFVRKVLMTVEASDDSVFDASKLVDGEHNVAFVLHHIELLRDAGYIEAAVSYYKSGGGQALVKRITWEGYEYLDVVRNDTVWNRTKSWVANTVGSTSFELFKMAAVEVTKEMLGFG from the coding sequence ATGAAACGTGATATGGACTTCGTCCGCAAGGTTCTGATGACAGTTGAGGCGTCAGATGATTCAGTGTTCGATGCAAGTAAGCTAGTTGACGGGGAGCACAATGTCGCATTCGTACTCCATCACATCGAACTCCTCAGGGACGCTGGCTACATTGAGGCAGCCGTTAGTTACTACAAGAGTGGCGGCGGACAGGCGCTTGTCAAGCGAATCACCTGGGAAGGGTACGAGTATCTGGATGTTGTGCGCAACGACACCGTGTGGAATAGAACGAAGTCCTGGGTTGCGAACACGGTCGGGAGCACGTCTTTCGAGTTGTTCAAGATGGCTGCTGTTGAGGTGACAAAGGAGATGCTCGGTTTCGGCTAA
- a CDS encoding DUF5343 domain-containing protein has translation MANQYPYVPSAGPLLKTIEHLRRRSFPKEVTADTLRKLGVAPKNESYVINVLHFLGVIDDAGVKVDAKTAAFVQHKEDEFQRTFESLVKDAYEELFELHGDGAWDMDRASLTQFFRTADHSSEVVGTRQAATFSALANLSGHGTAPVQRETTPRPSAPKKAKTTKMSSAGAPQDQKGKGATTTTVNENLESRVGLTVRIEVNLPADGDQQTYDRIFRSIRKNLIDGE, from the coding sequence ATGGCTAACCAGTACCCATACGTCCCATCAGCTGGTCCCCTATTGAAGACGATTGAGCACCTCCGGCGACGCAGCTTCCCGAAGGAAGTCACGGCGGACACCCTCAGGAAGCTCGGGGTCGCACCGAAGAACGAGTCCTACGTCATCAACGTGCTCCACTTCTTGGGAGTGATCGACGACGCCGGCGTGAAGGTCGATGCGAAGACCGCCGCGTTCGTCCAGCACAAGGAGGATGAGTTCCAGAGAACATTCGAGTCACTTGTGAAGGATGCGTACGAGGAACTGTTCGAACTTCACGGGGATGGTGCGTGGGACATGGATCGCGCGAGCCTCACGCAGTTCTTCAGGACGGCAGATCATTCGAGCGAAGTCGTGGGCACGAGGCAGGCTGCAACGTTCTCAGCCCTTGCAAATCTCTCCGGTCACGGGACTGCCCCCGTGCAACGCGAAACCACTCCGCGACCTTCCGCGCCCAAAAAGGCGAAAACTACGAAGATGTCCTCTGCCGGAGCCCCCCAAGATCAAAAGGGCAAGGGGGCGACTACCACGACGGTCAACGAGAACTTGGAGTCGCGTGTCGGGTTGACCGTTCGAATTGAGGTGAACCTTCCGGCCGACGGTGACCAGCAGACCTACGACAGGATCTTCAGGAGCATCCGAAAGAACCTCATTGATGGTGAGTAG
- a CDS encoding TIGR02391 family protein, whose translation MPSDVSGLFDNGHCAQATFEAFKYVDEEIQRISGNSDYGSSLMMKALGGTPPSVKLNPGMTKNEQSEQEGYKFLFCGAMLAIRNPRGHKSGMTDDPDTCLDHLSFASMLLRRLDEAGLR comes from the coding sequence TTGCCTTCAGACGTATCCGGGTTGTTCGACAACGGCCACTGCGCACAGGCGACATTCGAGGCGTTCAAGTATGTCGACGAGGAGATACAGCGTATCTCTGGGAATTCCGACTATGGGTCAAGTCTGATGATGAAGGCCCTCGGGGGCACTCCTCCCTCCGTGAAGCTCAACCCGGGTATGACGAAAAACGAGCAGAGTGAGCAGGAGGGATACAAGTTCCTGTTTTGCGGCGCGATGCTTGCGATTCGAAATCCGCGGGGGCATAAGAGTGGGATGACCGACGATCCAGACACGTGTCTTGATCACCTATCGTTTGCGTCGATGCTCCTCCGCCGACTAGATGAGGCCGGCCTTCGCTAA